Proteins encoded by one window of Coleofasciculus sp. FACHB-1120:
- a CDS encoding polyribonucleotide nucleotidyltransferase: MVELDKSISFDGRDIRLKVGLLAPQAGGSVLIQSGDTAVLVTATRSGGREGIDFLPLMVDYEERLYAAGRIPGGFLRREGRPPEKVTLTGRLIDRPLRPLFPSWLRDDIQVVATTLSMDEQVPPDVLAVTGASIAVLLAQIPFQGPMAAVRVGLVGDDFIINPTYAEIEAGDLDLVVAGSPDGVIMVEAGANQLPEQDVIEAIDFGYEAVRDLIEAQRELMAALGIELVQETPPEVDPTLENFIRDRATAQIKEVLSKFELDKNSRDALLDQIKETQILAAIAELAEDDPIRVASEANSKAVSNVFKDITKKLMRRQIVEDSVRVDGRKLDEVRPVSCRVGLLPNRVHGSGLFNRGLTQVLSVCTLGTPGDAQDLADDLHPEDEKRYLHHYNFPPFSVGETKPMRAPGRREIGHGALAARAIVPVLPSKEEFPYVIRVVSEILSSNGSTSMGSVCGSTLALMDAGVPIAKPVSGAAMGLIKEGEEVRILTDIQGIEDFLGDMDFKVAGTDTGITALQMDMKISGLPLDIIAKAVEQAKGARLHILEKMLATIDQPRTEMSPYAPRLLTLKIEPELIGMVIGPGGKMIKSITEETGAKIDIEDDGTITISAVDGEKAKKARNIIQGMTRRLNEGDVYAGRVTRIIPIGAFVEVLPGKEGMIHISQLADYRVGRVEDEVAVGDEVIVKVREIDSKGRINLTRLGIHPDEAAAAREAAASR; the protein is encoded by the coding sequence ATGGTAGAGCTAGACAAGTCAATATCCTTTGATGGACGGGATATTCGACTGAAGGTGGGTTTGCTTGCCCCTCAAGCTGGGGGTTCAGTTTTAATTCAGTCAGGAGACACCGCAGTTTTAGTCACGGCGACTCGCTCCGGAGGCCGAGAAGGCATTGATTTCCTGCCATTAATGGTAGATTACGAAGAAAGGCTTTATGCAGCCGGTCGGATTCCCGGTGGTTTCTTGCGGCGAGAAGGGCGTCCCCCCGAAAAAGTAACGCTCACGGGTCGTTTGATTGACCGTCCCCTGCGTCCCTTATTTCCTTCCTGGCTGAGAGATGACATTCAGGTAGTAGCAACCACGCTGTCGATGGATGAGCAGGTACCGCCGGATGTTCTGGCGGTAACAGGTGCTTCAATTGCGGTGCTTTTAGCACAGATTCCCTTCCAAGGACCGATGGCAGCAGTGCGGGTTGGTTTGGTGGGGGATGATTTTATTATCAATCCTACCTACGCCGAAATCGAGGCAGGGGATTTGGATCTGGTGGTGGCAGGCTCTCCAGATGGCGTGATTATGGTGGAAGCTGGAGCGAATCAGCTGCCAGAGCAGGATGTGATTGAGGCGATTGATTTCGGCTATGAGGCGGTGCGCGACTTAATTGAGGCGCAGCGAGAGCTGATGGCAGCACTGGGGATTGAATTGGTGCAAGAAACGCCGCCGGAAGTAGATCCGACCCTAGAGAATTTTATCCGCGATCGCGCGACTGCCCAAATCAAAGAAGTCCTCTCCAAATTTGAACTCGACAAAAATAGCCGCGATGCTCTTTTAGATCAGATCAAAGAGACACAAATCCTGGCAGCGATCGCAGAATTGGCGGAAGACGACCCCATCCGAGTTGCTTCTGAAGCTAACTCTAAAGCGGTGAGTAACGTCTTTAAAGACATCACCAAGAAGCTGATGCGCCGTCAAATTGTCGAAGACAGCGTCCGGGTAGATGGTCGCAAGCTTGATGAAGTGCGCCCTGTCTCTTGTCGCGTTGGTCTGTTGCCCAATCGGGTTCATGGTAGCGGTTTGTTTAACCGAGGATTGACCCAGGTCTTATCTGTTTGTACTCTTGGCACCCCAGGCGATGCCCAGGATCTGGCAGATGACCTGCACCCAGAAGATGAAAAGCGCTATTTACATCACTATAATTTCCCGCCCTTTTCTGTTGGGGAAACCAAGCCGATGCGGGCACCCGGTCGTCGGGAAATTGGTCACGGGGCACTAGCCGCACGGGCAATCGTGCCGGTGTTACCGTCGAAGGAAGAGTTCCCCTACGTGATTCGGGTAGTGTCTGAAATTCTTTCTTCCAATGGTTCCACATCAATGGGTTCGGTGTGTGGTTCCACTCTCGCTTTGATGGATGCTGGCGTGCCCATTGCGAAGCCGGTGAGTGGCGCGGCAATGGGGCTGATTAAAGAAGGCGAGGAAGTTCGCATTCTGACTGATATTCAGGGCATTGAAGATTTCTTAGGTGACATGGACTTTAAGGTGGCAGGTACCGATACTGGTATCACTGCCTTGCAAATGGACATGAAGATCAGCGGACTGCCTCTGGATATCATTGCCAAAGCCGTCGAGCAAGCAAAGGGCGCTAGGCTGCACATTTTAGAGAAAATGCTGGCAACCATTGACCAGCCTCGCACCGAGATGTCACCTTATGCACCTCGCTTGCTGACGCTCAAGATTGAGCCAGAACTTATCGGTATGGTCATCGGGCCTGGAGGCAAGATGATTAAGAGCATCACTGAAGAAACAGGTGCCAAAATTGACATTGAGGATGATGGCACGATCACGATTTCAGCGGTGGATGGAGAGAAGGCGAAAAAAGCCCGCAACATCATCCAAGGGATGACGCGGAGGCTGAATGAGGGTGATGTATACGCTGGTCGCGTAACCCGGATTATTCCTATTGGGGCGTTTGTGGAGGTGCTTCCCGGAAAAGAAGGGATGATCCACATTTCTCAACTTGCTGATTACCGAGTCGGTCGCGTCGAAGATGAGGTGGCTGTCGGGGATGAAGTCATTGTCAAGGTACGGGAAATTGACAGCAAAGGTCGGATTAATCTGACGCGCTTGGGGATTCACCCAGATGAAGCAGCTGCTGCTCGTGAAGCGGCAGCAAGTCGTTAA
- a CDS encoding DEAD/DEAH box helicase, with product MAILHGSWLVQPQGGYLFIWGEIWRPMTPAMSSQPDSSQPNTVASHPMAMTQAELIDFLRSRSLLEESRSHSRSRANQKWLKKAIALPSQTLDTGEPIYPVLSTKMLSEGADAATLSLHLWQVEGLCLDPLEAIQFLQALPLGSFKESDAYVGGDLRFWAQVSRWILDLLVRCKFLPTLHRQSDGTVVAAWQPLLDSGLDQARLEKFTQLMPSACRTYQHSEVSGKEKSSEQRTPDEPKELLLGFLGSVIDAQLRSGVGNSALPAVEPIVQEWLQALSTASNTLKAEPAAIGRLEAAFQTWTSPVRDHLVAPVFASGDLRTRQYQQNRFRTCFLLQPPPSGDENWSLEYFLQATGDPEFLVDAETIWNHPLERLVFKGRTIEHHQETFLSGLGLAARLYPPIESSLHDRRPQSCRLTPVQVYEFIKAGAWRLKDSGLGVVMPSSLMPAEGENRHLGLKIRSSTTPGKGQSGLQSWLSFEWELAIGDRTISKQEFDRLIALQSPLVQVNGEWIALQPSDVKAAQLLLATPKDQMALSLEDALRLSTGDTKVIEKLPVVSFEAAGPLQQLLTTLTNNQAVEAIAPPANFQGQLRPYQARGVGWLSFLERWGLGACLADDMGLGKTIQCIAFLLNLQHEEKLEAPTLLVCPTSVLGNWEREVKKFGPTLKVAVHHGDKRPKGKALAKAVKGKDLVITSYSLAFRDAKDLQSISWRGVVLDEAQNIKNPQAKQSQAVRQLKAGFRIALTGTPVENRLAELWSILDFLNPGYLGTRDFFQRRFALPIEKYGDVASLQTLRSLVSPFILRRLKSDRNIIQDLPEKQEMTVFCGLSAEQAALYQKLVEESLVEIEASEGVQRKGIILALLIKLKQICNHPAQYLKEKELVAQRRSGKLQRLEEMLEEALLEGDRALIFTQFAEWGKLLQPYLEKHLGGETLFLYGGTRKQQREEMIDRFQNDPEGPRIFILSLKAGGTGLNLTRANHVFHFDRWWNPAVENQATDRVFRIGQTRNVQVHKFTCTGTLEERINEMIESKKALAEQVVGAGEQWITELNTDQLRNLLLLDRTAVIDDE from the coding sequence ATGGCAATTTTACACGGTAGTTGGCTCGTTCAACCTCAGGGGGGTTATCTATTTATTTGGGGAGAAATTTGGCGACCCATGACGCCTGCGATGTCTTCTCAACCCGATTCTTCTCAACCCAATACAGTGGCATCCCATCCGATGGCGATGACGCAGGCAGAATTAATCGATTTTTTGCGATCGCGTAGTCTCCTTGAAGAATCGCGCAGCCATTCGAGAAGTCGAGCTAACCAGAAATGGCTCAAGAAAGCGATCGCTCTGCCCAGCCAAACTTTAGACACAGGTGAGCCAATTTACCCAGTGCTGTCTACCAAAATGCTTTCAGAAGGTGCGGATGCTGCAACGTTATCCTTACACCTCTGGCAAGTTGAAGGGCTGTGTCTCGATCCTCTCGAAGCAATACAATTTTTGCAAGCGCTGCCCCTTGGCTCTTTTAAAGAATCTGATGCTTATGTCGGGGGAGATTTACGCTTTTGGGCACAGGTTAGCCGATGGATTTTGGATCTTTTGGTGCGATGTAAGTTTTTACCAACCCTACATCGGCAGTCGGATGGTACAGTTGTCGCCGCTTGGCAACCCCTGCTCGATAGTGGGTTAGATCAAGCCCGTCTAGAAAAGTTTACCCAGCTCATGCCCTCTGCCTGCCGCACCTATCAACACTCAGAGGTTAGCGGTAAAGAAAAATCTAGCGAACAACGGACACCAGACGAACCCAAGGAATTACTTTTGGGATTTTTAGGCAGTGTCATAGACGCGCAACTGCGTTCGGGTGTTGGGAATTCTGCCTTACCAGCAGTAGAACCGATAGTGCAGGAGTGGTTGCAAGCCCTTTCGACCGCATCGAATACCCTCAAGGCAGAACCGGCGGCAATTGGACGTTTGGAAGCAGCCTTTCAGACTTGGACATCGCCAGTACGAGATCATTTAGTCGCCCCAGTGTTCGCTAGCGGCGATTTGAGAACCCGGCAATACCAACAAAACCGATTTCGCACCTGTTTCCTTCTCCAACCACCCCCATCAGGCGACGAGAATTGGAGTTTAGAATACTTTCTCCAGGCAACGGGCGACCCGGAATTTTTGGTAGATGCAGAAACTATCTGGAACCATCCCTTAGAGCGCTTGGTCTTCAAAGGTCGCACGATTGAGCATCATCAGGAGACTTTTCTGAGTGGCTTAGGTCTGGCTGCTCGACTTTATCCTCCCATTGAATCCAGCTTGCATGACCGTCGCCCGCAGTCTTGCCGTTTGACACCCGTGCAGGTGTACGAATTTATCAAGGCTGGTGCATGGCGACTGAAAGACAGTGGATTGGGAGTCGTAATGCCGTCCAGTCTGATGCCTGCGGAGGGAGAAAATAGGCATTTGGGGCTGAAAATTCGCTCTAGCACCACACCGGGCAAAGGTCAGTCAGGATTGCAAAGCTGGCTGTCTTTCGAGTGGGAATTAGCGATTGGCGATCGCACGATTTCTAAACAAGAATTTGACCGTCTAATCGCCCTGCAAAGCCCGCTGGTGCAAGTAAATGGGGAGTGGATAGCCCTACAACCCTCTGATGTGAAAGCCGCTCAGTTGCTGCTGGCAACGCCCAAAGACCAGATGGCTCTCTCCTTAGAAGATGCTCTGCGGCTGAGTACCGGCGATACCAAAGTAATTGAAAAACTTCCGGTGGTTAGCTTTGAGGCAGCAGGGCCGCTTCAGCAGTTGCTAACAACTTTAACCAATAATCAGGCGGTGGAAGCGATCGCGCCTCCTGCCAATTTCCAGGGGCAGTTGCGACCTTATCAAGCGCGGGGCGTCGGCTGGCTCTCTTTCCTCGAACGCTGGGGTTTGGGAGCCTGTCTCGCAGACGATATGGGACTGGGCAAAACAATTCAATGCATTGCATTTCTGCTAAATTTGCAACACGAAGAAAAATTAGAGGCACCGACGCTATTAGTTTGCCCGACTTCAGTTTTGGGGAACTGGGAACGGGAAGTTAAGAAATTTGGCCCGACGCTGAAAGTTGCCGTCCATCACGGGGATAAACGACCGAAAGGGAAAGCGTTAGCAAAAGCCGTTAAGGGCAAAGATTTGGTCATTACCAGTTATTCACTGGCGTTTCGGGATGCCAAAGACCTTCAAAGTATTTCTTGGCGGGGTGTGGTGCTGGATGAAGCTCAAAATATTAAGAATCCCCAGGCGAAGCAATCGCAAGCAGTGCGTCAGTTAAAAGCAGGTTTTCGGATTGCACTAACCGGAACTCCGGTAGAGAATCGCTTGGCAGAACTGTGGTCAATTTTAGATTTTCTGAATCCGGGGTATTTGGGAACGCGGGATTTCTTTCAACGCCGATTTGCCTTGCCGATTGAGAAATATGGTGATGTGGCTTCGTTGCAGACATTGCGATCGCTGGTGAGTCCTTTTATCCTGCGACGCCTGAAAAGCGATCGCAATATCATTCAAGATTTGCCCGAAAAGCAGGAAATGACTGTATTCTGCGGACTCTCTGCCGAGCAAGCTGCACTCTATCAAAAATTGGTTGAAGAATCGCTAGTTGAAATTGAAGCCAGCGAAGGTGTGCAACGGAAGGGAATCATTTTAGCTTTGTTGATAAAGTTAAAGCAAATCTGCAACCATCCCGCCCAATATTTAAAGGAAAAAGAACTGGTAGCACAGCGTCGCTCTGGCAAACTTCAGCGTTTAGAAGAGATGTTGGAGGAGGCTTTATTAGAAGGCGATCGCGCTTTGATTTTCACTCAATTTGCTGAGTGGGGAAAACTTCTCCAACCTTATTTAGAGAAACATCTAGGTGGAGAAACCCTGTTTTTGTATGGAGGCACCCGCAAACAACAACGGGAGGAAATGATTGACCGATTCCAGAACGACCCAGAAGGTCCCAGAATCTTTATTCTTTCTTTAAAAGCGGGTGGAACGGGTCTAAATTTAACTCGTGCGAATCATGTCTTTCATTTCGACCGTTGGTGGAACCCAGCAGTCGAAAATCAGGCAACGGATCGGGTATTTCGGATTGGTCAAACTCGGAATGTACAGGTACATAAATTTACCTGTACCGGCACCCTCGAAGAAAGAATTAATGAAATGATTGAAAGTAAGAAAGCATTGGCAGAGCAAGTGGTGGGTGCCGGTGAACAGTGGATTACGGAACTGAATACTGACCAACTCCGCAATTTATTACTGCTGGATCGGACTGCTGTAATTGATGATGAATAA
- a CDS encoding SWIM zinc finger family protein, with amino-acid sequence MNNYEIQSREWWVQEWIDLLEKSRFKKRLERARNYAMQGNVLGIEFKGPKVLAKVQGTAPEPYQVSLSLDPFTDEQWDYVIETMSQRAIFSAQLLAGEMPPNIQEVFTANGLSIFPFTLSDIHARCSCPDKEIPCKHIGAVYYQLGDRFSEDPFVIFQLRGRTKEQILDTLRKLRRGSEQNSEAEITTAETSQPSGEDTSSLPATPLKIEQFWQYDEPLDSSLVVIAPTGDTVLNVLGSIPLASGSSQPVMQYLDTVYQTVSQQAFLAAMNLEES; translated from the coding sequence ATGAACAATTACGAAATTCAAAGTCGCGAATGGTGGGTACAAGAATGGATCGATCTATTAGAGAAGTCCCGCTTCAAAAAGCGATTGGAAAGGGCACGAAATTATGCAATGCAGGGAAATGTTCTCGGCATCGAGTTTAAAGGTCCAAAGGTGTTAGCAAAGGTACAAGGTACGGCACCAGAACCCTATCAAGTTTCTCTATCCCTAGATCCTTTTACAGATGAACAGTGGGATTACGTAATTGAAACGATGTCTCAACGGGCGATTTTTTCTGCCCAACTATTGGCGGGAGAAATGCCGCCTAACATTCAAGAAGTGTTTACCGCCAATGGTTTAAGCATATTTCCCTTTACTCTGTCCGATATCCATGCACGGTGCAGCTGCCCGGATAAAGAAATTCCCTGCAAACACATTGGTGCAGTTTATTATCAGTTAGGCGATCGCTTCAGTGAAGATCCTTTCGTCATCTTCCAGTTGCGGGGACGCACCAAAGAACAAATTCTCGATACCTTACGCAAGCTAAGACGCGGTAGCGAGCAAAATTCTGAGGCTGAAATTACCACGGCTGAGACATCCCAGCCATCGGGCGAGGATACTTCATCCCTACCAGCAACTCCACTAAAAATTGAGCAATTCTGGCAATACGACGAACCGCTGGATTCTTCACTGGTGGTGATTGCACCGACTGGTGACACTGTATTAAATGTACTGGGATCGATTCCCCTCGCATCCGGTTCTAGTCAGCCGGTGATGCAATATTTAGACACCGTTTATCAAACAGTGAGTCAGCAAGCTTTTCTAGCGGCGATGAATTTAGAAGAGAGTTGA
- a CDS encoding ATP-binding protein, whose product MKLDLQRFYQACNPSPLNMGNTEERKYYIDFSSVRGGNIIRELGRTVTRLSPDKPTCQLFTGHIGCGKSTELQQLKADLEQQGFHVVYFESSQVLEMADVDVTDIMLAIARQVSDSLEAVQIKLKPGYFVNLFREIGDILQTPVEISDVEFSVGIAKITSKTKDSPKLRGQLRQYLEPRTNGILEAINQEMLAPAIEKLKAKGKKGLVVIIDNLDRLDNSVKSVGSRLPEYLFVDRGEQLNQLHCHVVYTVPLFLIFSNALGRLTNRFGRDPKVLPMVPVQLRQGDECKEGMALLQQMVLARAFPAVHPVQRMNLISEVFDSLETLERLCRVSGGHARNLLTLLLSCLERDDPPLSRDCIEGVIRQRRNELSLAITEDEWEWLREVAQQKSLRGEERYQTLVRDMFVFEYRDEDGSWFDINPILREAKEFQL is encoded by the coding sequence ATGAAACTGGATTTGCAGAGGTTTTATCAAGCGTGTAACCCTAGCCCTCTGAACATGGGCAATACTGAGGAGCGAAAGTATTACATCGATTTCTCCTCAGTGCGCGGTGGCAATATTATCCGCGAGTTGGGACGAACCGTCACCCGTCTTTCACCTGATAAGCCGACCTGCCAATTGTTTACAGGACATATCGGCTGTGGCAAGTCCACAGAATTGCAGCAACTTAAGGCTGATTTAGAGCAGCAGGGATTTCATGTAGTTTATTTCGAGTCTAGCCAAGTCTTGGAAATGGCAGACGTTGATGTTACAGATATCATGCTGGCGATCGCTCGTCAGGTGAGCGACAGCTTAGAAGCGGTTCAGATCAAGCTGAAGCCAGGATACTTTGTGAATCTGTTTCGCGAGATTGGCGATATTTTGCAAACACCTGTTGAAATCAGCGATGTGGAGTTTTCTGTCGGCATTGCCAAGATTACGTCCAAGACTAAAGATAGCCCTAAGCTCCGCGGTCAATTACGGCAATATCTAGAACCGCGCACGAATGGGATTTTAGAAGCTATTAACCAGGAAATGCTTGCGCCTGCGATTGAGAAGCTCAAAGCGAAAGGTAAAAAAGGACTGGTGGTGATTATCGATAATCTTGACCGATTGGATAACTCTGTGAAGTCGGTGGGGAGCCGCTTGCCAGAATATTTATTTGTAGACCGGGGCGAACAGTTGAACCAGCTTCATTGCCATGTGGTTTATACGGTTCCGCTATTTTTGATTTTTTCTAATGCGTTGGGAAGGCTGACGAACCGCTTTGGTAGAGACCCCAAGGTGTTGCCGATGGTGCCAGTGCAACTCCGTCAAGGGGATGAATGTAAAGAAGGGATGGCGCTATTGCAACAAATGGTACTGGCGAGAGCGTTTCCTGCTGTTCATCCAGTTCAGCGCATGAATTTAATTTCAGAGGTATTTGATAGCCTTGAGACGTTAGAGCGATTGTGCCGCGTGAGTGGGGGTCATGCACGGAATTTGCTCACCCTGCTATTGAGCTGTCTGGAACGAGACGACCCGCCTTTGTCACGAGATTGCATTGAGGGGGTGATTCGGCAACGGCGCAATGAGCTAAGTTTGGCAATTACTGAGGATGAGTGGGAGTGGTTGCGGGAAGTCGCGCAACAGAAAAGCTTGAGAGGAGAGGAACGATACCAAACTTTAGTGCGCGATATGTTTGTATTTGAATACCGAGACGAAGATGGGTCTTGGTTTGATATCAATCCAATTTTGAGAGAAGCGAAAGAATTTCAGCTATGA